Below is a window of Jonesiaceae bacterium BS-20 DNA.
CAGCGCGATGAGCCGTGGGTTCACAAAGTTTGTGGTGCCCCAGGGCAACTTGACCGAAGCTCACCTGGTCACGGGTGCCAACGTGCTTGGCGCCCCGAGCTTGGCCTGGGTTCTGAACCGATTTGGGGTCGATATCCCCGTGCCAACCGTCCGCCCGGTTGGTGTGGTTAGCGATCGTATCCCTACCGGCGACCCGGTGGACATGGCAGAAGTCATAGGCCAAGGACCCGCCCGGTACGCCCTCGAGGTAGCGGCTGCCGGGGGACATCACCTCTTACTCGTGGGGCCGCCCGGGACCGGAAAGACCATGCTCGCTGCCAGGTTGCCGGGGATCTTGCCGCCACTTACCGAGCAAGAATCGCTTGAGGTGACCTCGCTGCACTCAATTGCTGGGATCTTTGATCCAGCTCAGGGTCTAGTTACACAACCGCCGTTTCAAAGCCCGCACCACACGGCAACGCCCGCGGCAATTGTGGGTGGCGGCAGCGGCATGCCAAAGCCGGGTGCAGTTTCCCTGGCCCACAGGGGTGTGCTGTTCATGGATGAGGCCCCCGAGTTTGTGCCCAGGGTTTTGCAAACGCTGCGCCAGCCACTCGAACGGGGACACCTGGTGATCTCGAGGGTGAGCGCGACAGCGATTTTTCCTGCCGAGTTTCAACTGGTCCTGGCCGCGAACCCGTGTCCCTGTGGTCAGGCGATTGGGAAGGCGAACGAATGCACCTGCACGAGTATCCAACGCCGCCGGTACTTCTCCAAGCTCTCGGGGCCACTGTTGGACCGGATCGATTTACAGGTAGAGGTGCTTCCCGTGACCGCATTGGATGTGGCCGAGCGTGACCGGGCGGAGTCTTCAGCAAACGTTGCCGCACGGGTAGCGCAAGCCAGACTCGTTGCTGCAGAGCGGTTGAAGTCGACCGCGTGGACTAGAAATTCGCTGGTCTCTGGGACCTGGTTGCGGGACACGCTTGGCAGGCAGTCCGAGGCCATCAAGGAAGTAAACCGGGCGGTTGAGACCGGCGGCCTCACCCTGCGGGGCGCGGACCGTGTGTTGCGGGTGGCCTGGACCCTTGCGGACCTTGCCGGCGCAATGTCACCTACCAAAGATCACGTCTACCAAGCTTTGTTCTTGCGTACCAGAGGGAGTTTCTCATGATTACACAGCGCACCAGCGCCATGATGTGGGCCCGCTTGGCCGAGCCGGGTGACCGCGCCGCTGGAACGGTTGTATCCCATTTGGGGTTGACGCGGTCAATCGACTGGCTCACCGCGCACTACGCCGGTTCCCAAGATGCAACGCTTGCAAGACTTCTCGACGACATGGGGATTGAACACCCTAGTCAGCGTAAGCAACTTGGGGAGCACCTGGCCAGATGGCAGTTGCGATGGGCGGATCTGGACGTGGATCAAGAGGAAAAGGCGGCACAATTACTTGGTGCGATTGTGATCACGCGTGGTCATGACCTGTGGCCAACGGCCCTCGATGACCTCATGGAGGAGAGCCCCTTTTGCCTGTGGGCGTTGGGTAATCCGGATCTGCGTGACTTTGCCGAGGAAGGCGTCTCAATCGTAGGGGCACGGGCTGCGTCCGCTTACGGGGAGCACGTCACGGCAAACCTGGTGAGCGAACTGGTTGGTCAAGGCCATCCCATCTTGTCCGGGGGAGCATATGGGATTGACGCGGTAGCCCACCGTGCGGCGCTTGCTTCACACGGGATAACAGCCGCCGTCATGGCCGGAGGGATTGATCAGCTATACCCGGCCGGGAACACGAACCTCTTGCGAAACGTCATTGCCCAAGATGGCACGGTGCTGACGGAACTTCCCCCGGGGTCGGTGCCCTCACGGGTGCGGTTCTTGCGGCGCAACAGGCTGATAGCAGCCCTGACCAAGGTCACGGTTGTGGTTGAGGCCGCCTGGCGTTCCGGAACCCTATCAACCGCTAACCATGCCTTTGAAATCGGGCGCGCCGTTGGTGCAGTTCCGGGGCCGGTCACCTCCGTGCAATCAGCCGGGTGTCACAGACTCCTCAAAGAGTCTGCGGCCCAGTGCGTCACTGATGCCCAGGACATCATTGAGCTGGCCGGCTTCAACGTGCGGTCCCAAGGAACCGGCCCAGAACTTGCCCGCCAAGGAGAACTCGAGTTTGGTGACCGGCTCACCGATTCGCTCAACCCAATCGAAAAGCTGGTATTTGATGTGTTGTCGCCGCGAACGCTGCGGACCCTGGACGAGGTTGCCACCCGCTCCGGGGTGACCATGGGTGAGGCGATGGCAGCGGTGGCCCAACTTGAGGGCCGCAAGGTCATAGAACGCGTTGGCTACAAGTGGCGGCGATTCAACTACCGCAACTAGCTTGTGTGATCGTAGTCGTCGAGGTGCTGCCCAGTGTCAGATCTGGTTGCGGGTACCATCGAACAATGGGAGTAAACGAGCGCCAAATTGCCAAGAGCGCCGCGGAAAGTCACGGTACGCAAGACTTGGATGACGCACTCATCACTGAATTTGCTGTGTTCCTTGAGGCCCGCCAGGGATTCTCCGCGCATACGGTGCGCGCCTACCTGTCGGATCTGCGCCAGGTGCGTGACTTTGCGCGAGCTGAGCACCTCGAGTCGATGCTGGAAGTGGACCTATCGCTTTTGCGAGCCTGGCTTGCAGACCTCGCGGATCAGGGTAAGGCGCGGTCAACGCTCGCCCGCAAGGGCACGACGGTACGCACCTTTTACGCTTGGGCCAAGAAGCACCACAAGATCCCGTTGGATCCTGCGGAGCGGTTGGTCACTCCGCAACCGCACAATAAGCTTCCGCGGGTATTAAGCGAGCAAGCCGTGAAGCAGATGCTCGACTTTGCGGCGGGTCAAGGGGCCGCCGGCGGCCCGCATGAGGTCCGGATTTGGGCTGCAACCGAGCTTATTTACGCAACCGGGATGCGCGTAGGTGAGGTCGTAGGTCTGGATCTAGCCGACGTGAACTTGAGTGATCACACGGTCCTGGTCACGGGTAAGGGCAATAAGCAGCGGGTGGTCCCGTTTGGGCAACCGGCGCGAAAGGCTCTCGATGCCTGGCTGCGGTCCGCACGAGCCGCCGTGAGCGGCCCGGAATCAGGCCAAGCACTCTTCCTGGGTAATGGAACCAAGCGCTGGGACCAGCGGGACCTGCGCGAACGGCTGCACAAGCTTGCCGCCTTGGCGGGAGTGCCGGACATTTCACCGCACGACCTACGCCACTCAGCTGCGACTCACCTGCTGACCGGGGGAGCAGACCTGCGTTCGGTCCAAGAACTTCTTGGCCATAACTCGCTGTCCACCACCCAGCGGTACACGCACGTGACCCCCGAGCGGCTGCGCTCGGCGTTCACGATTGCTCACCCACGGGCGTGAGGTCCGGGTAGCAAGATGATCCGGACGTGGGGTCTGATAAACCGCCAGGGGTCCAAATACTCATCCCCGTCCTTCACACCCCAGTGCAGACAAGCGGTAGGGCAGTGCCACGGGCCGGCGCTACTGATGGTGCCAACGAAATCTCCGGCATCGAGAACCGTGCCTACCACCAGGTCCGTCTCTGCGGGCTCAAACGTGGACCGCAGGCCGCCGGCGTGCAGAAGGGTAACGACAGGCTTGCCCGCCACGTTGCCAACAAATCCAATGCTACCGGTGGAAGGTGCAACGATTACCGGTGCACCCGTGGGGACCAAGTCAATGCCGCGGTGCCCGGGAAGCCAATTTTGGGCCGGCTTGGCAAAGTCATGGGCAAGAATCCCGGCCCGTGTGAATGCGCTTCGGTGCAGCGAAGCAAGGGCTGTGGAAGCGGGATAATGCACGGGAACCTGCCATGGTGCGGGCTTGGCAGATGCGGGAGAAGCCAACGCGAAGCCGAGTGCGACGCACACGGAAAGACACAGCCCAATTGACCGGCCGTGACTGGGCAGCATGCGGTTGGCCCAACCGTGGCGACGTCCGTCCATGGATCCTCCTTGGCAGTACTTCAACTTGGCTTGCTGACCATGGTCGGTCCCATGTTTGACGAAAGGCCGTGGTGTGTACGGAATCACGTGGAACTGTGGACAAAAGTGGTACTGGTCCCAGGTGTTCATCAGGTAAGATTGAACCCGCGACTGCTCTGATGAATAAATCAGTGCAGTCGACTAAAAGCGTTCAGCGTTCTTCTCATCTAACAAATTCGGTCTAAACACCGGTGCGTCTGCTGAGCAGAATCATACCGTCGCAGTGGTCCGGCCTAGCCGGTGCAGGCGGAATGGAACGTGGAGAACCGAAGGCCAAAATAGCTCTCGGTTGATAACCCAGATCGCAATCAAGACTTGGTTGCATGATTGTGTGCATTGCAGGGAGGGATTCCCGGATGCACCGAAAGGACGAGCCATGGCAGTTGTAACCATGCGCCAGCTCCTCGACGCCGGTGTTCACTTTGGACACCAGACCCGTCGCTGGAACCCAAAGATGAAGCGTTTCATCTTCACCGAGCGTAACGGCATCTACATTGTGGACCTCCAGCAGTCGCTGGGCTACATTGACACCGCATACGAGTTTGTAAAGCAGACCGTAGCCCACGGTGGCACCATCTTGTTTGTTGGTACCAAGAAGCAGGCTCAGGAGCCAGTAGCCGAGCAGGCCGCTCGCGTTGGTATGCCATACGTGAACCACCGTTGGTTGGGTGGAATGCTCACCAACTTCCAGACCGTGAACAAGCGCCTTCAGCGCCTCAAGGAGCTGGAACTCATTGACTTCGATGACGTTGCAGGATCTGTCTTCACCAAGAAGGAACTGCTCATCATGCGCCGTGAGCGCGACAAGCTCTCACGCACCCTCGGTGGAATCCGTGACATGGCTAAGGTCCCTTCAGCCGTTTGGGTAGTTGACACCAACAAGGAGCACCTCGCAGTTGACGAGGCACACAAGTTGGGTATCCCAGTTGTGGCTATCCTGGACACCAACTGTGACCCAGATGACGTCGAGTACAAGATCCCAGGTAACGATGACGCTATCCGTGCAGTTTCGCTGCTGACCCGCGTAATTGCGGACGCTGTAGCTGAGGGTCTCGTAGCTCGCAGCACCGGCGGCAAGGCTGGCGCAGCTGAGGCAGAGCCACTAGCTGAATGGGAGCGCGAGCTCCTTGACGCTCCAGCAGAAGAGGCCGCTAAGGCTCCTGTTGCTGACGCTCCAGTAGAGGCAGCACCAGCTGCTGACGCCCCAGCAGAAGCAGCGGCTGTACAGGACGAGTCCAAGTAAGCAGCTTTTCATCCAGGTGGCCGGTGCGCGCCGGCCACCTGATCTGCTCATCCGCTTCTTAACTAAAGGACAAACAACAATGGCGAACTACACCGCTGCTGACATCAAGGCGCTCCGCGAGCGTACTGGTGCAGGAATGATGGACGTCAAGAAGGCTCTTGACGAGGCCAATGGTGACTCGGAGAAGGCTCTCGAGATCATCCGCATCAAGGGACTCCGTGGAGTTGCAGGCCGCGAAGGCCGCGCAACCTCCGAGGGCCTTGTTGCCGCAGACATTCGTGACTCTGCGAACGGCCAAATCGGTACCCTGATCGAGCTCAACTGTGAGACCGACTTCGTTGCCAAGAACGCAAAGTTCCTTGAGCTCAGCGAGAGCGTTCTTGCCGCAGTTGTAGCATCCGGTGCTACGACCGCAGAGGCAGCGCTTGCTGCTGACGTGAACGGCACCACGCTGGCCGAGTACATTGACGGCGAAGCAGCAACGCTTGGTGAAAAGCTTGTTCTGCGCCGCGTTGCTGTAGTTGAGGGACCAGCGGTCTCCTCATACCTGCACCGCACCGCCAAGGACCTGCCACCAACGATCGGTGTCTTCGTAGTCACCGACGCAAACGGTGCCGCAGCTGCCCGCGATGTTGCTCAGCACATCGCAGCGTTTGCACCAGAGTTCCTTACCCGCGATGACGTTCCAGCCGAGACTGTGGCTAACGAGCGTCGCATCGCCGAGGAAACCTCACGTAACGAAGGCAAGCCAGAAGCAGCTCTGCCAAAGATTATCGAAGGTCGCCTCGTTGGATTCTTCAAGAGCGCTGTTCTCGTTGACCAGCCACTTGCTAAGGACCCAAAGAAGACCGTTGCTCAGGCTATTGCCGAGGTAAACGGCGAACTCCAGGCATTCGTACGCTTCCGCGTCGGCGCTTGAGTTAACCAGTTGTAATGGGTTTGCCCGGTCCACAATAGTGGGCCGGGCTTTCCCACACCCAGACCCGAATTATTGCCCCACCTAATCTTGAAAACTAACACCTGGAGATGCGCCCGTGACCAGTTTGCCGAATAACCCAACGCCGACAACCGGTCTAGCGCAAGGTGTCAAGCCCCGCCGGGTCATGCTGAAGCTATCAGGTGAGGCCTTTGGTGGCGGACAAATCGGGCTTGCCTCAAGCGTGGTGCGCAAAGTAGCCGCCGAGATCGCAGCTGCAGTAGCCCAGGGTGTCCAAGTAGCCATCGTTGTAGGTGGCGGAAACTTCTTCCGTGGCGCCGAGCTCTCCCAACAGGGCCTGGACCGCTCCCGTGCCGACTACATGGGAATGCTCGGAACCGTCATGAACTGCCTAGCGCTTCAGGACTTCCTTGAGCAGGCCGGCGTCAGCACAAGGGTGCAGACCGCGATCACCATGGGACAGGTAGCGGAGCCGTACATCCCGCTCAAGGCTATTCGGCACATGGAAAAGGGCCGCGTAGTCATCTTTGGCGCCGGTGCCGGAATGCCATTCTTCTCAACGGACACCGTATCTGTTCAGCGTGCACTTGAGACCGGCTGTGAAGAAGTGCTCATGGGTAAGAACGGCGTGGACGGCGTATACACTGCGGACCCACGTACGGACCCCGAAGCCAAGATGCTGACCGACCTGACCTTCACGGACGCACTGATTGCGGACCTCGGTGTCATGGACGCCGCCGCCATGAGCTTGAGCCGCGATAACAACCTGCCAATGCGGGTCTTTGGCATGGACACGGATGGAAACGTGACTCGCGCACTGCTTGGCGAGTCCATTGGAACCAAAGTTACGGCAAACTAGGGTTGACCCTAGTTTTTGTCACCCAAAAACTTTTGCTGCTTAGAGTAAGCGGCGCCAGGAATAAAGGAGTCACACCATGACTGAAGAAGTGTTGTTTGAAGCTGAAGAAAAAATGGATCGGGCCGTTGAAGTAGCCAAGGAGGAGTTCTCTGGTATTCGTACCGGGCGCGCAAACTCCGGGATGTTCGCCAAGATTATGGTGGACTACTACGGAGCACCAACCCCACTTCAACAGCTTGCCTCCTTCAACATCCCAGACGCACGCACCGTGCTGGTGTCTCCCTTTGACAAGTCAGCAATGACTCTCATTGAAAAGGCCCTGCGGGAGTCTGACCTGGGCGTTAACCCATCCAACGATGGCGTGGCGATTAGGATTGTGCTGCCAGCCCTGACCGAGGAACGCCGCCGCGACTACGTCAAGCTGGCCAAGACCAAGGCCGAGGACGCTCGTATTTCTGTGCGTGGCGTACGGCGCAAGGCCAAGGACCAGATTGACCGTGCGGTCAAGGACGGCGACGCGTCAGAGGATGAAGGCAGCCGCGCTGAAAAGGAACTTGAGGCGCTTACCAAGAAGCACACCGACCAGATTGATGTGCTCCTGACCGGTAAAGAAGCAGAACTTCTCGAAGTTTAATGGAGCAGATCACCAAAATGGCAACACCTAAGAAACAGCGTGGTGGTCGCAACATGCCCGTTGCGATCGCCGTTGGTGTTGCCCTGCTAGCACTGGTAGCCGCATCTCTCTTCATCGTGCAAGAGGTGTTTGTGGGGTTAGCGGTGCTAGCAATTGGTGGAGGCATGTGGGAACTCAAGAACGCCTTTGCCAAGCGCGGCTACGCCCTGCCCCTCCTTCCGCTGTGGGTGGGCTCCGCCGGCTTGCTCATTGCCGCCTATCTGGCCGGTCCAGAAGCGCTCATGGTCTCCTTTGTGTTGACCGTTTTGGGTGTAGCGATCTGGCGCGTCATTGACGGCGGAGGCATGCGCGCGGTGCGTGACTGCATGGCGGGCTTCTTTGCTTTGGCGTACTTACCGCTCATGGCGGGGTTTGTCATGCTTATGCTTGCGGGCCCTAAAGGTCAATGGCAGGTGGTCTTGTTTATCCTGCTGGCAGTAGCCAATGACACCGGTGGTTTCTTTGCTGGAACTAGTTTTGGTAAGCACCCGCTTGCGCCGTCGATCAGCCCAAAGAAGAGCTGGGAAGGACTTGCCGGTTCATTTCTGCTGACCATGGCTGTCGGGGTGCTGGGGACCATCTACCTGCTGGAACTTAACCCCATCATCGGGGTGATCTTGGGTCTGTTGACGCCCATTACGGCCACCGTAGGTGACCTTGCGGAGTCGCTCATCAAACGCGACCTTGACCTCAAAGACATGGGTTCCTTGCTGCCGGGGCACGGCGGGATTTTGGATCGGTTAGATTCCCTGTTGTTGACCGCCCCGTTTGTGTACCTGCTGCTCGCAGCTGCACCCGCAATTTCCTAACCGTCTTAGATCTAGAGGAAATATCATGGCAACAATGTTCACCCAGGTTACCGGGCTGCGCCGCGGCTATGACCGGGCTGAAGTTGATGAGTTCTTTGATTTTGCCCGTCGGGTCTACGAGGATCAGACGGACGAAGAACTGTCCCACCGCGACATTCACACCGCTCTGTTTGATCTGACCCGTTCCGGGTACGTTACCTCGGAAGTGGATGCTGCCCTTGACCGGTTGGAAAACGCGTTTGTGGCCCGCAACCGGCAAACGGTGATCGGACAGCAAGGCCCGCAGGGCTGGAGCGCGTTCTTGAACGAACAGGCCAAGACGCTTTACCCGCGGCTAACTAGAATGCCGGGGGAGCGGTTTACCCACCCAAGCAAGGGACGCGGATACAAGAGCGCCGAGGTCGACCAGATGTGCCGGGACCTCATCGATTTCTTTGACGGTAAGAAGAAAGTTACCGCCGCTGAGATTAGGTCGCTAACGTTTACGTCTGCTCGCGGCAAGAAGGCATATGAGGAGACGTCCGTGGATGCGTTCATGGCTCGGGCTATTGAGGTGCTGCTAGGTGTCCAGTAAGTTGACTGTTGACCGCAAAACCGTTGTCATCTTGGGGGCCACGGGTTCGATTGGGACCCAAGCGATCGAAGTTATTGACCTGAACCCACAACGGTTTGAGGTTACGGGGCTGTCCGCCGGGGGCGCGAACCTGGAATTATTGGCGCGGCAGGCCGCGCACCTACGGGTTGCCACGGTTGCGATTGCAAATGCTGCCGATGCCTCACAATTGCGGGTCTTGTTGGCCCAGTTTGGTGCCACGGCAGAAATTCTAGCCGGCCCAACCGCTGCGGCCGAGTTGGCCGGTTCCGGGGCCGACATTGTCCTGAACGGAATCACCGGCTCGGTTGGTCTGGGCCCTACCCTTGCAGCTTTGACAGCCGGCTCGACCTTGGCGTTGGCCAATAAGGAATCGCTTGTGGTCGGCGGCGAGTTAGTCAAGGCCGCGATGGTGCGCGGTGACCAAATTGTGCCCGTCGATTCCGAGCACTCCGCCATGGCGCAGGCGCTGCGGGGAGGACGACGCGACGAGGTTGCAAAGTTCATTTTGACCGCATCCGGGGGACCCTTCCGCGGCTGGTCTAGAGCACAGATGGCTGGAATTACCCCCGCTCAGGCTTTGGCCCACCCCACATGGAAAATGGGGCCCGTGGTGACAATCAATTCTTCTACGCTCATGAATAAGGGCTTGGAACTCATTGAGGCTCACCTCTTGTTTGATGTGGCGCCTCAGGACATCACCGTGGTGGTGCACCCGCAATCCGTGGTGCACTCGATGATCGAGTTTCAAGACGGTTCGACGCTAGCCCAGGCTTCGCCACCGGATATGCGACTGCCAATCGCCCTTGGGCTGAGCTGGCCGGACCGTATTGCCTCCGGCGCGGCCCCATGCGACTGGACGACCGCGTCCACTTGGGAGTTCTTACCGTTGGATAACGAAGTGTTTCCTGCGGTTGAGTTAGCTCGCCATGCGGTTGGTGCCTCTGCGACCCACCCGGCCGTGTATAACGCAGCCAACGAACAGTGCGTAGCAGCCTTCTTAGACTCTCGTATTGGATACCTTGACATCGTCTCGACCGTGGAAAAAGTGCTCGAGCTGCACGAACCGGGGACCGGATCCGTCACACTCGAGCAGGTATTGCAGACCGAATGTTGGGCCCGTGCCCAAGCGGACCGGTTGTTAGCCCGGAACTAGTACTTTCAGGTGTGGCTCAGGTTGATTGGGCACACTTGGATCAGGGTGTGGGCGAATTGCTTGCGCGCCTAAAATTTGCCTGCCGTATCTGAAGGGAAACTCAAGTGTCCTATCTCTTGGGCGTTGCAATTATTGTCCTGGGGCTGCTTATCTCCATTGGGCTGCACGAGATCGGGCACATGCTCCCGGCCAAAAAATTTGGTGTCCGGGTTCCCCAATATATGGTTGGGTTTGGTCCCACGTTATGGTCATTTACCAGGGGTGAGACCGAGTACGGGATCAAAGCTATTCCATTGGGCGGTTATGTGCGCCTTGTTGGAATGTACCCACCCGGAAAAGAAGGTGCCACAATCAAGGCCGGATTCTTTGCCCAAGCGATTTCTGGCGCAAGAGAAGCCAGCACCGAGGAGATCCGTCCCGGCGAGGAGCACCGAGCGTTCTATAACCTGTCCATGGGTAAGAAGATCATTGTCATGTTCGGCGGTCCGTTCATGAACCTAGTCATTGCTTTCTTTCTCATGGCGGTGGTCGCGGTTGGCTTTGGCGCCATGACCCCAACAACCACGCTCGGCTCGGTTTCCGAATGCGTGATCCCGGCCGATGCCCCCGCTGATGCCTCGTGCTCCGATGAGACGCCCGCGGCCCCTGGAGCTGCCGCAAACCTACTTCCCGGTGACACCATCACCGAGTGGGACGGTCAAGCGATTACGGACTGGGACCAGCTCTCCGCGTTGATCTCAGCAACCGGTGGACGCACCGTTGCCGTTACCTATCTGCGTGACGGTCAAAGCCAGACCGGCGAAATTACCCCGGTAGTTGCCCAACGCCCTGTCTTTGACGAGTTAGGCCAGCCGGTTTTGGACGCGGATGGCAAACAGGCGTATAAGGACAAGGGATTTGTAGGCATCAGCCCAACCCAGGAGTTACAGCGCCAGTCGATCACCGTTGTGCCTGACCAGATTGGCTACCAACTGAAGGCGGTTAGCAAGATTATCCTGACGCTGCCGCAACGCTTGGTTGATATTAGCCAGGCTGCCTTTGGCAGCGAAGAACGGGATCCAAACTCCGTGGTTGGTGTCGTTGGAATTGGCAGATTCGCCGGCGAGCTGGCGTCCGCCGACATCGCCGGGTACACCCCAAAGCTCATTGCCGCCGATCTGACTTCAATGCTAGCTGGGCTCAACATTGCCCTGTTTGCGTTCAATATGATTCCGTTGCTACCGCTTGATGGTGGCCATATTGCCGGTGCTGTGTACGAGGGGACACGCCGTGGCGTGGCAAAGCTGCGCGGCAAGCGTGATCCAGGACCGGCTGACACCGCACGGATGGTGCCCGTTGCCTACGTGGTCTTTGCGCTGCTTGCTGGTATGAGCCTGCTGCTCATCTATGCAGACATTGTGAAACCAATCCAATTCTTGTAATGAAACATAGGGTTTTGCGGCGTAAGTGCTGTGAAACCAGTCAACCTAGCCCCAAGGTGGGGCAAGAAGGTGGATAATAGATCCCGTGAGCGTTCCTATTAATCTCGGCATGCCTTCGGCACCCGCACCAGTCCTTGCACCCCGGCGTAAAACCCGCAAAATCAAAGTGGGTAAAGTTGACGTCGGCGGTGACGCCCCAATCTCGGTTCAGTCCATGACCACAACCCAAACAACGGACATCAACGCAACCCTTCAGCAAATCGCAGAGCTAACGGCTTCCGGTTGCGACATCGTACGTGTGGCGGTTCCCACCAGCGACGATGCAGACGCACTTTCAATTATTGCTAAGAAGTCGCAAATCCCTGTGATCGCGGATATTCACTTCCAGCCCCGCTACGTCTACGCGGCAATCGATGCTGGTTGTGCGGCGGTGCGGGTGAACCCCGGAAATATTCGAAAGTTTGATGACCAAGTCAAGCAAATTGCACAGGCCGCTAAGGATGCGGGTGTCTCGATCCGGATCGGTGTGAACGCCGGCTCGCTTGATCCACGGCTGTTAAAGAAATACGGCAAGGCCACCCCCGAGGCGCTCGTTGAATCGGCCGTCTGGGAAGCTTCCCTATTCGAAGAGCACGATTTCCATGACTTCAAAATCTCGGTTAAGCACAATGACCCTGTGATCATGGTCGCCGCCTATGAGATGCTCTCCGAACGAGGCGATTGGCCACTGCACTTGGGTGTAACCGAGGCCGGGCC
It encodes the following:
- a CDS encoding YifB family Mg chelatase-like AAA ATPase, producing MALGRAHAVALAGLTGHLIEVEAHLTASIPGFTLVGLPDTSLGESRDRVRAAVASAGLRFPARKIVVNLSPASLPKSGSSFDVAIAMAILVGDGVVPERLAKDTVFLGELGLDGRIHPVKGVLPAMTSAMSRGFTKFVVPQGNLTEAHLVTGANVLGAPSLAWVLNRFGVDIPVPTVRPVGVVSDRIPTGDPVDMAEVIGQGPARYALEVAAAGGHHLLLVGPPGTGKTMLAARLPGILPPLTEQESLEVTSLHSIAGIFDPAQGLVTQPPFQSPHHTATPAAIVGGGSGMPKPGAVSLAHRGVLFMDEAPEFVPRVLQTLRQPLERGHLVISRVSATAIFPAEFQLVLAANPCPCGQAIGKANECTCTSIQRRRYFSKLSGPLLDRIDLQVEVLPVTALDVAERDRAESSANVAARVAQARLVAAERLKSTAWTRNSLVSGTWLRDTLGRQSEAIKEVNRAVETGGLTLRGADRVLRVAWTLADLAGAMSPTKDHVYQALFLRTRGSFS
- the dprA gene encoding DNA-processing protein DprA, producing the protein MITQRTSAMMWARLAEPGDRAAGTVVSHLGLTRSIDWLTAHYAGSQDATLARLLDDMGIEHPSQRKQLGEHLARWQLRWADLDVDQEEKAAQLLGAIVITRGHDLWPTALDDLMEESPFCLWALGNPDLRDFAEEGVSIVGARAASAYGEHVTANLVSELVGQGHPILSGGAYGIDAVAHRAALASHGITAAVMAGGIDQLYPAGNTNLLRNVIAQDGTVLTELPPGSVPSRVRFLRRNRLIAALTKVTVVVEAAWRSGTLSTANHAFEIGRAVGAVPGPVTSVQSAGCHRLLKESAAQCVTDAQDIIELAGFNVRSQGTGPELARQGELEFGDRLTDSLNPIEKLVFDVLSPRTLRTLDEVATRSGVTMGEAMAAVAQLEGRKVIERVGYKWRRFNYRN
- a CDS encoding tyrosine recombinase XerC, yielding MGVNERQIAKSAAESHGTQDLDDALITEFAVFLEARQGFSAHTVRAYLSDLRQVRDFARAEHLESMLEVDLSLLRAWLADLADQGKARSTLARKGTTVRTFYAWAKKHHKIPLDPAERLVTPQPHNKLPRVLSEQAVKQMLDFAAGQGAAGGPHEVRIWAATELIYATGMRVGEVVGLDLADVNLSDHTVLVTGKGNKQRVVPFGQPARKALDAWLRSARAAVSGPESGQALFLGNGTKRWDQRDLRERLHKLAALAGVPDISPHDLRHSAATHLLTGGADLRSVQELLGHNSLSTTQRYTHVTPERLRSAFTIAHPRA
- a CDS encoding peptidoglycan DD-metalloendopeptidase family protein gives rise to the protein MDGRRHGWANRMLPSHGRSIGLCLSVCVALGFALASPASAKPAPWQVPVHYPASTALASLHRSAFTRAGILAHDFAKPAQNWLPGHRGIDLVPTGAPVIVAPSTGSIGFVGNVAGKPVVTLLHAGGLRSTFEPAETDLVVGTVLDAGDFVGTISSAGPWHCPTACLHWGVKDGDEYLDPWRFIRPHVRIILLPGPHARG
- the rpsB gene encoding 30S ribosomal protein S2 yields the protein MAVVTMRQLLDAGVHFGHQTRRWNPKMKRFIFTERNGIYIVDLQQSLGYIDTAYEFVKQTVAHGGTILFVGTKKQAQEPVAEQAARVGMPYVNHRWLGGMLTNFQTVNKRLQRLKELELIDFDDVAGSVFTKKELLIMRRERDKLSRTLGGIRDMAKVPSAVWVVDTNKEHLAVDEAHKLGIPVVAILDTNCDPDDVEYKIPGNDDAIRAVSLLTRVIADAVAEGLVARSTGGKAGAAEAEPLAEWERELLDAPAEEAAKAPVADAPVEAAPAADAPAEAAAVQDESK
- the tsf gene encoding translation elongation factor Ts, whose translation is MANYTAADIKALRERTGAGMMDVKKALDEANGDSEKALEIIRIKGLRGVAGREGRATSEGLVAADIRDSANGQIGTLIELNCETDFVAKNAKFLELSESVLAAVVASGATTAEAALAADVNGTTLAEYIDGEAATLGEKLVLRRVAVVEGPAVSSYLHRTAKDLPPTIGVFVVTDANGAAAARDVAQHIAAFAPEFLTRDDVPAETVANERRIAEETSRNEGKPEAALPKIIEGRLVGFFKSAVLVDQPLAKDPKKTVAQAIAEVNGELQAFVRFRVGA
- the pyrH gene encoding UMP kinase encodes the protein MLKLSGEAFGGGQIGLASSVVRKVAAEIAAAVAQGVQVAIVVGGGNFFRGAELSQQGLDRSRADYMGMLGTVMNCLALQDFLEQAGVSTRVQTAITMGQVAEPYIPLKAIRHMEKGRVVIFGAGAGMPFFSTDTVSVQRALETGCEEVLMGKNGVDGVYTADPRTDPEAKMLTDLTFTDALIADLGVMDAAAMSLSRDNNLPMRVFGMDTDGNVTRALLGESIGTKVTAN
- the frr gene encoding ribosome recycling factor — its product is MTEEVLFEAEEKMDRAVEVAKEEFSGIRTGRANSGMFAKIMVDYYGAPTPLQQLASFNIPDARTVLVSPFDKSAMTLIEKALRESDLGVNPSNDGVAIRIVLPALTEERRRDYVKLAKTKAEDARISVRGVRRKAKDQIDRAVKDGDASEDEGSRAEKELEALTKKHTDQIDVLLTGKEAELLEV
- a CDS encoding phosphatidate cytidylyltransferase — protein: MATPKKQRGGRNMPVAIAVGVALLALVAASLFIVQEVFVGLAVLAIGGGMWELKNAFAKRGYALPLLPLWVGSAGLLIAAYLAGPEALMVSFVLTVLGVAIWRVIDGGGMRAVRDCMAGFFALAYLPLMAGFVMLMLAGPKGQWQVVLFILLAVANDTGGFFAGTSFGKHPLAPSISPKKSWEGLAGSFLLTMAVGVLGTIYLLELNPIIGVILGLLTPITATVGDLAESLIKRDLDLKDMGSLLPGHGGILDRLDSLLLTAPFVYLLLAAAPAIS
- a CDS encoding DivIVA domain-containing protein, which translates into the protein MATMFTQVTGLRRGYDRAEVDEFFDFARRVYEDQTDEELSHRDIHTALFDLTRSGYVTSEVDAALDRLENAFVARNRQTVIGQQGPQGWSAFLNEQAKTLYPRLTRMPGERFTHPSKGRGYKSAEVDQMCRDLIDFFDGKKKVTAAEIRSLTFTSARGKKAYEETSVDAFMARAIEVLLGVQ